DNA sequence from the Candidatus Fluviicola riflensis genome:
TTCCGTTGACATTGCTCACAGTCGCTACCATGTCGTTCTGACCGGCAACCAGTGTTTGAGTTCCTGTCATTGTAATTGTTGTTTCAGCCAATGAAGCCAGGTTTAAACCTGTAACTGGCTGAGAAATAGTATTGCCGTTGTACACAACATCCAGGTCAAATGAATTGATGGTAGTTACCCCCAGGTTGCGAACTCTCACTTTTGGGGTTACTTCAGCACCTGCAATTTCTCCCTGGTCAAAACTTACCAATGTTACGGCAGCGTTTAAGTTAGGAAGTGTGTACGGAGTGATGGTGTACGAAAAATCGTCGATGAAATACCCACAACTGTATGGCGTATTTTGATCCGTTGGGAAAATGTCAATCGAAGCGATTTGATTTTCAGAATTCGAAAAACTTCCGATCGATACATCATCGATGAATACTTCCCAGAGATTGGTATTGAAGTTGATGTCAATACGGAAATTGAACCACGTATTTTGTGTGTAAGCACCCGAAAAATTTAATCCTGACTGGTTATTGATCGTAAGCGTACCATCGTCATTGAAGAAACAATCCATCGCCCATACCTGGCCAATAGTAGCATTTCGCTGAAAGTTAAAGTAACCTGCTTTTCCGGTTTCTACCAAAATATTGAATTCCATGGAAAATTGTCCGGTATTCAATACACCGAAATTGCGTACCAAATCTGTTGGTCCGCCTGCTTGCGCGGCAGTGGAAAAATAAATGGAGTTTGGTGCACTGGACGCGTTAGCGTTTGATACCAATACATCTTCTGCTCCGCCCGGTGCATTGCTCCAGGTTGTCCAGAATCCGCCGCTTTGCGAAGCCATGTATTGACCTGCATTATAAGAATCGAAATTGTCTGAATAAGTTTGTGACATTCCCACGGTGGTGAACGCCAAACTCGCAATGAGTAAAGTTTTCTTCATAAGTTCTAGCTTTGTAAGTGTATAAATATACGAAAACCACCATTGGGTTCAGACAGCTGAACAAATAGAGTTAATGCACATTCTTGTAATCTTATCAGTCGAAATAACTAAAAGATTGTGTTGGTTTTAAGCGTTTTAGAGAAGCGTAAATCAATGCGATTGTACCTTCCACATCATCCTTGTGACACATTTCAACGGTAGTGTGCATGTAACGAAGCGGCAATGAGATCAGGGCAGAAGGAACACCGTCATTGGAGTAAGCGAATGCGTCGGTATCGGTACCCGTTGCTCGTGAAGCCGCAGCGCGCTGGAAGGAGATTTTTTCTTTTTCGGCTGACGAAATGATGTGATCCAGCAATTTATTATGAACCGCAGGTCCGTAGGTTAATACCGGGCCTTTTCCGCCTGTAAGATCACCTTGTTCTATTTTACTGATCATTGGCGTTTGCGTGTCATGACATACATCCGTTACAATGGCAATATTCGGTTTAATGCGGTTGGCAATCATCTCGGCACCTCGTAATCCTACTTCTTCCTGCACGGCATTCACAATGTATAATGCGTAAGGTAATTTCACGGCATTTTCCTTGAGTAAGCGCGCAACTTCAGCAATCATGAATCCACCCATGCGGTTGTCTAATGCCCGGCCTACAAAACGGGTTTTGTTCAATACAATGAACTCATCTTCATAAGTAATCACACAACCCACATGCACACCCAATTCTGCGACTTCATCCGCGGTAGAACAGCCCAGATCTAAACAAATATTTTTCATTGTCGGGGCTTCTTCCTTTTCGTGGCGCGTATGAATGGCCGGCCAGCCGAAAACAGCTTTTACGATTCCTTTTTTAGTGTGGATATTCACGCGTTTGGAAGGCGCGATCTGGTGATCGGAGCCACCGTTGCGGCGCACATACACAAAACCTTCTTTGGTAATGTAATGTACAAACCAGGAAATTTCATCGGCATGCGCTTCGATCACTACTCTGAACGGTGCATCCGGATTAATAATTCCGACTGCGGTACCGTAAGCATCCGTTTCAAATTTATCTACATAAGGTTTTAAGTATTCCATCCAAAGCTTTTGCCCTGATGATTCGAATCCGGTTGGTGAGGCATTGTTGAGGTAAGTGGCAAGAAATTGTTCTGACTTTTTAGTAATAATTTTTTTACTCATGTTAACGAATTAGTGTAATGTTTCCTTTGATAATGGATTGTTCGCCACCAGTACAGATAGCCTCTAAGTAATAATCGTAAGTGTCTGGATCGACCAGTTTTCCGCGGAATGTTCCATCCCAGCCGTTGTTTAGTGATTTGCTTTCAAAGATCATTTCACCCCAGCGGTCAAACACACGGAATAAAATTTCGGTGGTGATTGCACTGCGAACATACAACACATCATTTTCGCCATTGCCGTCAGGTGAAAAAGCGTTCGGTACATATACGAAACGCCCATCGCAGAGAACTTCCAATGTTTTTACGGTAACGGAACTGCTTTGCGTACAAATACCATCGGTTACGGTAACGGTGTATTCTGTTGTCTGGTCAACTGTTGCCTGTGTAATTTGCGCGTTCGGATTGCTCAAACCGGTAGTTGGTGACCAGCTGTAACTGAACCCCGGCGGCAAAGCAGTTAATGTAGATGTTTCACCTGGTAAAACAACCGACGGAAGCGCCGTAGCAGTTACCAGGCCACCTAAATTCCCGACCTGAATGAAAATCGAATCCTGGGCAAAACAACCGTTTGATCCGTTGGCTGTTACGTAAATCCATGAATCGACTGTCGGAGTTGCGGTGACCACGTTGTCCTGCGCAGTAGCGGTGAGAATATTCATGGGTGACCAAACGTAATCGAACGTAACTCCAGGAATGGAAATGTCGGCCGTCAGCGTACTTGTTTCACCGATGCATAAAGTCGAATCACCCGAAATATTCAGCGCGCCTGAGACGAAGAAGACCGTGACACTATCTATCCGGCTGCAACCGAGATTGGAAATTTGGACATAATAAGTGGTTGACTGGCCGGGAGTGACAGTTAATGTAGAATCGCTTGTTGAAACATTCAGTGTATCGGAAAACTGATTGCCACTTGACCAGATAAATGTACTGGCTGTGCCGGATGAATTCGCCGTAAATGTCAGCGGAATTGGTGAGCAAAGAATGGTGTCGTTGGAAACCTGCAATTGTAAAGCGGGCGTTACGGTAATGGTGATTTCTGCCGTGTCGGTCAATAAACAAACACTGTCGGTCACGGTCAATGTCACGACATAAATTCCTGGTTGATCATAAGTGATTGTCGGATTGTAAATAATCGAGGTTGTATCGCCGTTGCCAAAATCCCAAACATAACTGTCGGAAGGAGGACTGGTGTTTTGCAACGTAACTTCATAGGAAGCACAACCCAATAAATCGTCGGTAAAGAATTCCGCTTCAGGAATCAGTTCGAAATCGAATTTAAAAACCAGGTTGTTGCAGTTGGAACTCAGATTAGTGTTTGACCACGCATTGGTTGTAGTGGGGAAATCGCTGTTTCCACCGCATCCGCCACATACTGATTGATAAACAACACCGTTCTTATCAAAGCGTGAAGTTCCGCCATCAACATGTTCCTGCGCAGTGTTTCCACCTAAATAAGAACCGTAAAGCAAACCGTCGAAATCGCGATCAAGTACCGCCAAATAAAAATCAAAACCGTTTGGCGCAGTCGATTGAAACGCGTTGGCTGAAATAGGCATTCCGCTCAATGGAGTTCCTTGCAGGATATTCGCTCCC
Encoded proteins:
- a CDS encoding peptidase M42 — encoded protein: MSKKIITKKSEQFLATYLNNASPTGFESSGQKLWMEYLKPYVDKFETDAYGTAVGIINPDAPFRVVIEAHADEISWFVHYITKEGFVYVRRNGGSDHQIAPSKRVNIHTKKGIVKAVFGWPAIHTRHEKEEAPTMKNICLDLGCSTADEVAELGVHVGCVITYEDEFIVLNKTRFVGRALDNRMGGFMIAEVARLLKENAVKLPYALYIVNAVQEEVGLRGAEMIANRIKPNIAIVTDVCHDTQTPMISKIEQGDLTGGKGPVLTYGPAVHNKLLDHIISSAEKEKISFQRAAASRATGTDTDAFAYSNDGVPSALISLPLRYMHTTVEMCHKDDVEGTIALIYASLKRLKPTQSFSYFD